The nucleotide sequence GTCGTTCCAGTCGCGGGCCAGCTCGCCCGCCGTGTCGATGGCGGCGTTGACGGCCGCCGCGCCGCCGCCCTTGGTCGCGGCCGCGTACCCAGCGATGAACGCCGTCACCGGGGCGGCCGGCCGCTCCACCGTGTGCGCGGCGTCGCGGGCGAGGTCGAGGATCGCGCCGACGTCGACGTCGTCGACCGGCACCCCCAGCCGCTCGCACAACGCGGTCACCCAGCTGTCCATGTCACGTACCTTCCTCCCGCCGACCGGCCCATCCTCCACTGATCATGGCCGCCATCGGGCCAGGTCGCCCGGCGTGTCGATGTCCGCGGCACCGTCCTCGTCCGGGAGCGTCGTCACCCGCAGCCGCTCGAGCAGCGCGCGGACCGGCCGGTTCCGCGGGTCGCCGACGGCGTCCAGCGCGGCCCGCAGCGCCCCGGCCCGGTACACCGCCACCAGTGGCTGTACCCAGCCGCCGGCATCGACGACGGCGACGGCGTCGGCGTCCGGCTCCAGCCCCGCCAGCAGCCGTCCGACCAGCGCCGACGACACCCGCGGCAGGTCCGCGGCGAGCACGAGGAGGGTGTCGGGCGCCGGCTCCAACGCGGCCAGGCCGGCCACCAGCCCGGCCAGCGGGCCGCCGCCGGGCGGATCCTCGCGGGTCCACGTGACCGGCATCGCGAGGTCGCGCCGCGGGCCGACCACGACGACCTGCGCGGCGCCCGCTCCGGCCGCCGCCGCGACGGACCGCTCCAGCAGCGTCTGCCCGCCGACGACGAGCGCGGGCTTGTCCGTCCCGCCCAGCCGCCGTCCAGCGCCGCCGGCGAGCACGACCGCCGCCCACGGCCCGCCGCCGGTCATGGCACCGGCCAGGTCCGCCGGTGCCGCAGCGCCGGGTTGCGCTCGCGGGCCGCCATCACGCGGTCCGGGTCGAGCTCGGCGATCAGGCGGCCCTCCTCGTCGCCCAGCCCGGCGACCACGACGCCGAGCGGATCGACCAGCTGGCTGAGCCCGCAGTACGCCCGCCCGTTCTGCGCCGCCGCGGCGACGTAGACGGTGTTCTCGATCGCCCGCGCGCGCAGCAGCGTCTGCCAGTGGTCCTCCTTCAGCGGCCCGCGCACCCACGCCGCCGGGACGACGAACGCATCGGCGCCGGCGTCGACCAGCGCCCGTCCCTGTTCCGGGAAGCGCAGGTCGTAGCAGGTCAGCAGGCCGAGCCGGACCCCGGCGACCTCGAACACCACCGGCACCGGGTCGCCGGCGCGCAGCCGGTCGGACTCGCGGTAGCCGAAGGAGTCGTAGAGGTGCGCCTTGCGGTACGTCGCCAGCACGGCGCCGTCGGAGCCCACGGCGACCAGTGTGTTGTAGGGCCGGTCGGCGTCGCCGGACCGCTCGAACATGCCGCCGACGACGACGGCGCCGGCCGCCCTCGCCACCTCGGCCAGCGTCGCGACGAACGGGCCGTCCAGCGGCTGGGCCACCGGGCCGAGCGGCAGCGCGGGGTCGCCGAAGTCGTGCATGACCGCCTCCGGCAACACGACGAGGTCCGCGTCGACGCCGTCGGTCAGCCGCCGGATCGCCGCCAGGTTCGCGTCCGTGCCGGTGCCCGCCGAGAGCTGGACCAGTGCAACCCGCATGCCCTCATCAAAGCAGGACCGGCGTCACCAGCGTCCCGTCGGCCAGGAACCGCTCCAGGTTGCGCAGCACGAGCTGGGCCATCGCCTCGCGGGTCTCGACCGTGGCGCTGCCGATGTGCGGCAGCAGCACGACGTTGTCCAGCGCGAACAGCTCCTCAGGCACCCGCGGCTCGTCGGTGAACACGTCCAGCGCCGCGCCGCCCAGCGCGCCCGACGCCAGCGCCGCCACCAGCGCGTCCTGGTCGACCACGCTGCCGCGCGCGACGTTGACGAGGAAGCCGTCGGGGCCGAGCGCGGCGAGCACCTCGGCCGAGACCAGCGCCTGGGTGTCCGAGCCACCCGGGGTGGTGACGATGACCGCGTCGACCGAGCGGGCCAGCTCCAGCGGCGAGGCCGCGTAGCCGTACGCGACGTCGTCGACGCGGCGGCGGTTGTGGTACGTGACGGTGCAGCCGAACGCCTCGAGCCGATGCGCGATGGCCCGGCCGATGCGGCCCAGTCCGAGGATGCCGACGCGGGTGCCGCTGACCCGCCGCTGCAGCGGGAATTTGTGCCCGGCCGCCCACTCGCCGCGACGGACGAACCGGTCGCTCGCGGACATGCCGCGGAAGACGTCGATCAACCCGCCGACGGCGAGGTCTGCCACGCAGTCGGTGAGCACGTCGGGCGTGTTGCTGAGCGCGATGCCGCGCGGCTTCAGCGCCGCGACGTCGACCGAGTCGTAGCCCACGCCGAGGTTGATGACGGCGGCCAGCCGGGGCAGCGCGCCGATGAGCGCGGCGTCCATGCCGGAGCCGGTGACCGCGACGGTGACCTGCGGCCCGTGCTCGGCGAGGAACGCATAGTACGGCCCGTCGCCGGCAGGCAGCCGGAGCGCGCCGTACGTCGTCGAGAGCTCACGCTCGACCGTGGGATGGAGGCCGCCGACCTGCAGGATCACACCATCAGACAATTACGCCTCCGATGTGTCGGGCCATGCACGTCATCACACGCCCTCCGATCCCGTTCCGCTCTCGACCGACGACTCGTGGGAGCCTCCGGCCCCCAGTCGCCGCCGGTGTGCACGGCCCTCCACTGGCCGCCAGCGTACAAGCCACTGTTCACACCGCCGTCACGTGCCCGAACACCGGACTCAACATGATCGTCTTTGAATGAGGGGCATGGACGTCAAGCAACGGGAGCCCGGGGTCCTGCTCTGGCTCACCGACGGCAACACCGTGCTCAACGACCACGTGGACGACGCCGGGCTGTGCGCCGTCTGCGGTTCGGCCTGGCCCTGCGACACCACCCTGCTGGCGAGCGCGCTGCGCTGACCCCGCCCGCGGGACCCCTACGATGGCGGCGTGCTGCACCTGCGCGTCTCGACTCCGGCGGAGACGACCGACCGCATCGTCGCGCTGTTGCAGGAGTCGACAGGCGTCGCGAGCATCGCGGTCCTGCGCGGCGCCTCGGTGCGTCCCGAGGGTGATGTCGTCCTGGCCGAGCTGGCCCGCGAGTCGGCCGAGGAGCTGATCGGCGCGCTGCGCGAGCTCGGCGTCGACCAGACCGGCAGCATCGCACTGGAGTCGGTCGAGACGTCCATCTCGGCGGCCGCCGAACGCGCGGAGGACGACGCGCCCGGCCACGGCGCCGACGCCGTCATCTGGGAGCAGGTGGTGCGCCGCGCCGACGAGGACTCGGTGCTGTCGAACACGTTCGTCTGGTTCCTCAGCCTGGCCGCCGTTCTGGCCGCCATCGCGATCGTGCTCGACTCCGCGATCCTCGTGGTCGGCGCGATGGTCGTCGGGCCGGAGTTCGGCCCGCTGGCAGGCATCGCCGTCGGGCTGGTGCACCGACGGTTCGGCATCGTGCGTCAGTCACTGGTGACGCTGGTGGCCGGGTTCGCCATTGCGATCGCCGTCACGACGGTGCTGTGCCTGCTGGCATCGTGGGCAGGATGGATCGACGCGTCGGTCTTGACCGCGGAACGGCCACTCACGGGGTTCATCTGGCGGCCGGACCGGTGGTCGTTCGTCGTGGCGTTCATCGCCGGGATCGCCGGCATCCTGTCGCTCACGTCCGCGAAGTCGGGTGCGCTGGTGGGCGTGTTCATCTCGGTGACGACGGTGCCCGCGGCCGGGAACCTGGGACTGGCCCTGGCTCTCGGCGACGCCACCGAGCTGGGCGGCGCGGCCGCTCAGCTCGGTATCAACATGGCCGCGATCGTGCTGGCCGGCGTGTTGACCCTGCTCGCGCAGAAGGCCACCGCCGACCGGCTGCCCCGGCTCAGTGCTGGACGGACGCCCGTCGCATGATGTCCTCGATGAACGGCGCCTTGCCCGCACGGTAGGCCGGACGGTCGTCGTGGTGCACGGCCGCCAGGCTCTGCTTGATGCCGGCGTACTTCTGCGCGTCGTCGGGGTGGTGCCGCAGGTGGTCGCGGAAGGCCAGGCAGTCGCGGCCGAGCTGCGACACATACTCGACGACGTGCAGGTGGTGGGTGCGCCAGGCCGGGTCGGGGTGGCAGAACGACCAGCGCCGCAGCTCGGCGTCGCCGGTCTCCCACACGTGCGTCCAGCCGATCTCGCGCATGGCGGCGATGGTGCCCTCGGCCTCTTCGTACGAGGGGACCATGGCCATCATGTCGATGATGGGCTTGGCGGACAGGCCCGGCACCGCCGTGCTGCCGACGTGCTCGACCGAGCCGATCAGCCAGGGGCGGAGTACCGGCTCGACGTTGCGGCGCTGCTGCTCGAAGGACTCGGGCCACGCGGTGTCGTAAGGAAGGATTTCTATCGGGTCGCGGCGCACAGCATCGTGCGCTGCATCACTCTCGTGCATACCCCGACCATAGCCCTCCGGCGCCCGATGTGACGCATGAGATACCCATGATCGTGAGGAGTTCCGGCCCTGTTCACGGCACAGACGGGGACAAGTCGGCGCTACGCAGTTCCGGAGCGATCATGCCGGCCCGTTTGACGGTGCGTAGCGCGACCGCGACGTCGGCGTGGATGAGCCCGGGCAGGTGGCCGACGGTCTCGGAGAGGAACTCGTAGAGCGCGCTGTCGCTGGCGACGGCGATCTCGCCGCACAGGTTCCGGTCGCCGGTGGTGGCCGCGATCATGATGACGTTGCGGTGCCGGGCCAGGATCTCGCCGGCGATGCCGATCTTCGTCGGGTTGATGGTCAGCCAGACGAACGCGTTCACCGTCAGCCCCAGCACCTCCGGCTCGACGACGCAGCGCATGCGCAGCACGCCCTGCGCCATCAGCGCCTCGGTGCGCCGGCGGGCGGTGCTGGGCGTGACACCGCATCGGGCGGCGAGGTCCTGCCAGCTCGTCCGGCCGTCGTCGATGAGCGCGTCGACGAGCTGCTCGTCCAGCTCCGACATCGGCGCCGCGTCGTCGGGCTCGGGGTGCTCGCTCCACCGGTCGCGCCGTTCGGCCCGCAGCTCGGCGACGACGGTGTCGGGCAGCAGGCCGGGGTTCCAGCCGTGCGGGGTGGAGAAGCGGCGAATCACCTGATTGCTGAACGTCGCCATGACGCCGTCGAACTGCGGCAGCCGGTGCATCATCAGCGCGTAGAGGTGCTCGTTGGACGTGTAGGCGACCTCCGCGACGCAGTCGACGCTGCCGGTCAGCACCTTGACCGAGCCGGTCTCGAGCCACTGCGCCAGCGGCAGCGCCAGGTCGTCGGCCGCGCCCGGCGCGCACCGCAGCCGCACGAACACCGACCGGGCCCGGTGGCTGATCTGCGAGTCGAGTGCGCCGACGACGCGCACGGCGCCGGTCCGCCGCAGCCGGGCAAGCCGCCGCGACACCGTCGCCTCGGAGCTGCGCACCGCCTGCCCGATGACGGCGTGGGTGGCCCGCGGGTTCGCGAGCAGGGCGGCGACGACCAGCCGGTCGAGTTCGTCGATCTTCACCGATTTCATCAGATCACCGTCTCGCGTTCACGATTCCTTGCATACCTTCTCCATTCGTTGACACCTTGAATCACATTTACCAACCATGGTGCCCCACATCTGCAGGCGCTCCATCGAGGAGGGACGGCAACATGTGGCGACGACCTCTGAGTGCACTGGCGGTGATCGGCCTGGTCGCGGCGGGGTGTTCCGGCGACGACGACGGCGACAGCGCGGGCTCCGGCGAGGGTGACGGCGGCAGCATCACGCTGTGGACGGTCTACGACACCGCCGACCGGATCGCGACGATGCAGCAGGTGCTGGCCGACTTCACCGCAGAGTCCGGCATCGACGTCGAGCTGGTCGGCGTCAGCGCGCCCGACCTCTCCCAGGCGATGGTGTCGGCGGCCGCCGCCGGCGACCTCCCCGACGTCGTCGTGCACGGCGTCGAGCTGGCCGCGGGCTGGGTCGCCGAGGGCATCCTCGACTCCGCCGTGGCCAGCGAGCTGATCGACGAGCTCGGCACCGACACGTTCAACGAGAGCGCGCTGAACCTCATCCGGGTCGAGGACGCCGAGGGCGAGTACGCCACCGTCCCGTCCGACGGCTGGGGCCAGATGATCTTCTACCGGACCGACCTGTTCGACGCCGCCGGGCTGGAGGAGCCGACCAGCTACGAGGCCGTGCTGACCGCCGCCGAGCAGCTCAACGGGCAGAACGGCGGCTCCGGCTTCGCGATCGGCAGCACCGGCGGCGACGGCTTCACCATGCAGGTCTTCGAGCACGTCGCGCTGGCCAACGACTGCCAGCTGGTCGACGACGAGGGCGAGGTGACGCTGGACAGCCCCGAGTGCGAGGAGGCGATCCAGTTCTACGTCGACCTCGCGCAGTACGCGCCCACCGGCGCCGGCGACGTCGACACCACCCGGGCCAACTACCTGGCCGGGCAGACGGCGATGACGTCGTGGTCGCCGCACCTGCTGGACGAGTTGGCCGGCCTGTTCCCGGACACGCCGCTGACCTGTGCCGACTGTGCCAACGACCAGCAGTGGCTGGTCGACCGCACCACGATGCTGCCGCTGTTCCAGGGTCCGTCCGGCGACGAGCCGACCCAGTTCGGCCTGACCATCAACCTGGGCATCACGACGTCCGCCGACACCGAGCCGGCCAGCGAGCTGGTGCGGTACCTGCTCGGCGACGGGTACATGGGGTTCCTGTCCATCTCGCCCGAGGGCCGGTTCCCGATGCGCACCGGCCCGGAGGCCGGCGACACGTCCTACGTCGACGGCTGGACCGGCCTGGCCGTGGGTTCGGGGCAGGAGCAGCTCAGCGTCGGCGAGCTGTACGGCGACGACGCGGTCCAGACCATCACCGAGGGCGCCACCGGGTTCGAGCGCTGGGGCTTCCCGCAGGGTCAGGGCGCGCTGGTCACCGCGATGTACGGCGACCTCGAGCTGACGAACATCCTGCGCGACGCGCTGGACGGCACCATCACGGCGGCCGAGGCGGCCGCGCAGATGGACGAGAGCGCCACGCAGCTCCAGTCCGAACTGGGCTGAGGCCCGTGGCCTCCGGACCGATCGCCCCGTCCGCCGCGGACACCGAGCCGGCCGGCACCGGCGACGGTGGCCCGCGGCGCGGCGGGCGCCGTGGCCGCCGCGGCGGCGGGCCGTCGCTGCGCACCCGCGAGTCGCGCGCCGGCCTCGTCCTGGTCAGCCCGACGGTCCTGATCGTCCTGCTGGTGGTCGTGCTGCCGTTCCTGTGGACGATCGTCATGTCGTTCCAGCGGCTGCGGCTGATCGACCTGCAGAACGTCTTCGACATCACGCTGACGCTGCGCAACTTCGAGACGGTCCTGGGCAGCGCGGACCTGTGGGAGATGGTCCGCACGACGCTGATCTACTCGATCGGCGGGACGGTGCTGTCGATCGGCGCCGGGCTGGCGACCGCGCTGGCGTTGCGGCAGCGGTTCCCCGGCCGCATGATCATCCGGGCGTTCGTGCTGGTGCCGTACGTCATCCCGGTGGTGTCCGCGGCGCTGGTCTGGCGGACGCTGCTGAACCCGCAGTTCGGGCCGGTCAACGTGTTCGGCGTCGACGTGCTCGGCTGGGACCAGCCGATCGGGTTCCTCAGCGAGCGGTTCCACCACGTCGAACTGTTCGGCGTCGGGTTCGACGCGCCGATCGCGCTGCTCACCGTCATCGTGTTCGAGGCGTGGAAGACGTTCCCGCTGGCGTTCCTGTTCATCCTGGCCCGGCTGCAGGGCATGCCGCGCGACCTGGAGGAGGCGGCGCGCGTCGACGGCGCCACCCCGCTGCAGCGCTTCCGCTACATCGTCGCTCCGCAGCTGTCCGGCGTCATCGCGCTGCTGGTGCTGCTGCGGTTCATCTGGACGTTCCAGAACTTCAACGACGTGTACCTGCTGACCCGTGGCGCCGCCGGCACCGAGGTGGTCGCGGTGCAGGTGTACCAGTACCTGGTCGCCCGCAACGACGTCGGCGGCGCGGCCGCGCTCGGCCTGCTGATGTCCGTCGTGCTGATCATCGCCTTCGCCGTCTACTACCGGTACGGCGTGCTCAAGCAGGAGGCGGAGGTCTGATGGCGTCGCGCGAGGTGGTCGAGACGCGCGTCCTCGGGGTCGCGCGGGTGCTCTGGCTGGCGTTCATCATGGTCGCCTGCATCCTGCCGCTGTTCTACATGCTGCTGCTGTCGGTACGGCCGCTGCAGGCCGTGCTGCAGGACCCGCTCGGCGTGCCGTCGCCCAGCGAGCTGAACCTGGAGGCGTACCGGCGGGTCGTCGCCTCGCCGGAGGACGGCGGCTACGGCCTGCTCTCGTTCTTCGGCAACTCGCTGATCGTCGCGCTCGGCTCCGTCGTGGCGACCGTGCTGGTGTCGGTGCTCGGCGCGTATGCCGCGACCCGGCTGCGCTTCCCGGGCAAGAACGTCGTCAACGTCTCGTTCTTCGCCGTCTACATGTTCCCCGGCATCGTCATGGCGATCCCGCTGTTCGTGCTGTTCTCGCGGCTCGGGCTGCGCGGCGAGCTGCCGGCGCTGATCGTCATCTACCTGGCGTCGACGGTGCCGGTGTCGGTGTACATGCTGCGCAACTACTTCCGGTCCATCCCGAAGGGACTGGAGGACGCGGCGATGGTCGACGGCTGCAACCGGGTCCAGGTGATCGTCCGGATCGTGCTGCCGCTGGCGATGCCGTCGATCGCCGCGACCTCGCTCTACGTGTTCATGATCGCCTGGAACGAGTACCTGTTCGCGCTGCTCTTCCTGCTGGAGAGCCGGGACAATTGGACGGTCTCGCTCGGCCTGGCACAGCTGGACGACATCAGCGTGTCGGCGACCGTCCTGATGGCGGGGTCGGTGCTGCTGACGCTGCCGGTCATCGCGCTGTTCTTCGCCGCCGAGCGTCTGCTGGTCGAGGGCCTCACCGCCGGGGCCGAGAAAGGGTGAGCATGACGGACTTCGACGCGCCGGTGCGGCTGCTGGTGATCGGCGCCGGCAGCCGGGGCGGCAACGCCTACGCCGGCTGGTGCCTGCAGCATCCCGGGACGGCCGTGGTCACCGGCCTCGCCGACCGCGACGAGGCGCGGCTGGCCGGCGTCGGCGACGCGCACGGCGTGCCGGCGCAGCACCGCTACACCGACTGGCGGGCGGCGCTGTCCCGTCCGGGTCCCTGGGACGCCGTCGTCGTCGCCACCCCGGACCGCATGCACGTCGACCCGACGCTGCGGGCGCTGGAGCTCGGCTTCGACGTGCTGCTGGAGAAGCCGATCGCGCCGACGCCGAGCGAGCTGGACCGGCTGATCGCCGCCGCGAAGGACCGGCCCGGCGCGATCACCGTCTCGCACGTCATGCGCTACACGTCGTTCTTCAACGCGCTCAAGCGGCTGCTGGACGAGGGCCGCATCGGCGAGCTGCAAGGCGTCGAGCACGCCGAGCACATCGCGTACTGGCACTACGCGCACAGCTACGTCCGCGGCAACTGGCACCGG is from Jiangella alkaliphila and encodes:
- a CDS encoding DUF6457 domain-containing protein is translated as MDSWVTALCERLGVPVDDVDVGAILDLARDAAHTVERPAAPVTAFIAGYAAATKGGGAAAVNAAIDTAGELARDWNDGPDAATPPLQ
- the mobA gene encoding molybdenum cofactor guanylyltransferase codes for the protein MTGGGPWAAVVLAGGAGRRLGGTDKPALVVGGQTLLERSVAAAAGAGAAQVVVVGPRRDLAMPVTWTREDPPGGGPLAGLVAGLAALEPAPDTLLVLAADLPRVSSALVGRLLAGLEPDADAVAVVDAGGWVQPLVAVYRAGALRAALDAVGDPRNRPVRALLERLRVTTLPDEDGAADIDTPGDLARWRP
- a CDS encoding carbon-nitrogen hydrolase family protein, which produces MRVALVQLSAGTGTDANLAAIRRLTDGVDADLVVLPEAVMHDFGDPALPLGPVAQPLDGPFVATLAEVARAAGAVVVGGMFERSGDADRPYNTLVAVGSDGAVLATYRKAHLYDSFGYRESDRLRAGDPVPVVFEVAGVRLGLLTCYDLRFPEQGRALVDAGADAFVVPAAWVRGPLKEDHWQTLLRARAIENTVYVAAAAQNGRAYCGLSQLVDPLGVVVAGLGDEEGRLIAELDPDRVMAARERNPALRHRRTWPVP
- a CDS encoding 2-hydroxyacid dehydrogenase gives rise to the protein MILQVGGLHPTVERELSTTYGALRLPAGDGPYYAFLAEHGPQVTVAVTGSGMDAALIGALPRLAAVINLGVGYDSVDVAALKPRGIALSNTPDVLTDCVADLAVGGLIDVFRGMSASDRFVRRGEWAAGHKFPLQRRVSGTRVGILGLGRIGRAIAHRLEAFGCTVTYHNRRRVDDVAYGYAASPLELARSVDAVIVTTPGGSDTQALVSAEVLAALGPDGFLVNVARGSVVDQDALVAALASGALGGAALDVFTDEPRVPEELFALDNVVLLPHIGSATVETREAMAQLVLRNLERFLADGTLVTPVLL
- a CDS encoding DUF389 domain-containing protein; the encoded protein is MLHLRVSTPAETTDRIVALLQESTGVASIAVLRGASVRPEGDVVLAELARESAEELIGALRELGVDQTGSIALESVETSISAAAERAEDDAPGHGADAVIWEQVVRRADEDSVLSNTFVWFLSLAAVLAAIAIVLDSAILVVGAMVVGPEFGPLAGIAVGLVHRRFGIVRQSLVTLVAGFAIAIAVTTVLCLLASWAGWIDASVLTAERPLTGFIWRPDRWSFVVAFIAGIAGILSLTSAKSGALVGVFISVTTVPAAGNLGLALALGDATELGGAAAQLGINMAAIVLAGVLTLLAQKATADRLPRLSAGRTPVA
- a CDS encoding GrpB family protein yields the protein MHESDAAHDAVRRDPIEILPYDTAWPESFEQQRRNVEPVLRPWLIGSVEHVGSTAVPGLSAKPIIDMMAMVPSYEEAEGTIAAMREIGWTHVWETGDAELRRWSFCHPDPAWRTHHLHVVEYVSQLGRDCLAFRDHLRHHPDDAQKYAGIKQSLAAVHHDDRPAYRAGKAPFIEDIMRRASVQH
- a CDS encoding Lrp/AsnC family transcriptional regulator; translated protein: MKSVKIDELDRLVVAALLANPRATHAVIGQAVRSSEATVSRRLARLRRTGAVRVVGALDSQISHRARSVFVRLRCAPGAADDLALPLAQWLETGSVKVLTGSVDCVAEVAYTSNEHLYALMMHRLPQFDGVMATFSNQVIRRFSTPHGWNPGLLPDTVVAELRAERRDRWSEHPEPDDAAPMSELDEQLVDALIDDGRTSWQDLAARCGVTPSTARRRTEALMAQGVLRMRCVVEPEVLGLTVNAFVWLTINPTKIGIAGEILARHRNVIMIAATTGDRNLCGEIAVASDSALYEFLSETVGHLPGLIHADVAVALRTVKRAGMIAPELRSADLSPSVP
- a CDS encoding ABC transporter substrate-binding protein; protein product: MWRRPLSALAVIGLVAAGCSGDDDGDSAGSGEGDGGSITLWTVYDTADRIATMQQVLADFTAESGIDVELVGVSAPDLSQAMVSAAAAGDLPDVVVHGVELAAGWVAEGILDSAVASELIDELGTDTFNESALNLIRVEDAEGEYATVPSDGWGQMIFYRTDLFDAAGLEEPTSYEAVLTAAEQLNGQNGGSGFAIGSTGGDGFTMQVFEHVALANDCQLVDDEGEVTLDSPECEEAIQFYVDLAQYAPTGAGDVDTTRANYLAGQTAMTSWSPHLLDELAGLFPDTPLTCADCANDQQWLVDRTTMLPLFQGPSGDEPTQFGLTINLGITTSADTEPASELVRYLLGDGYMGFLSISPEGRFPMRTGPEAGDTSYVDGWTGLAVGSGQEQLSVGELYGDDAVQTITEGATGFERWGFPQGQGALVTAMYGDLELTNILRDALDGTITAAEAAAQMDESATQLQSELG
- a CDS encoding carbohydrate ABC transporter permease is translated as MASGPIAPSAADTEPAGTGDGGPRRGGRRGRRGGGPSLRTRESRAGLVLVSPTVLIVLLVVVLPFLWTIVMSFQRLRLIDLQNVFDITLTLRNFETVLGSADLWEMVRTTLIYSIGGTVLSIGAGLATALALRQRFPGRMIIRAFVLVPYVIPVVSAALVWRTLLNPQFGPVNVFGVDVLGWDQPIGFLSERFHHVELFGVGFDAPIALLTVIVFEAWKTFPLAFLFILARLQGMPRDLEEAARVDGATPLQRFRYIVAPQLSGVIALLVLLRFIWTFQNFNDVYLLTRGAAGTEVVAVQVYQYLVARNDVGGAAALGLLMSVVLIIAFAVYYRYGVLKQEAEV
- a CDS encoding carbohydrate ABC transporter permease translates to MASREVVETRVLGVARVLWLAFIMVACILPLFYMLLLSVRPLQAVLQDPLGVPSPSELNLEAYRRVVASPEDGGYGLLSFFGNSLIVALGSVVATVLVSVLGAYAATRLRFPGKNVVNVSFFAVYMFPGIVMAIPLFVLFSRLGLRGELPALIVIYLASTVPVSVYMLRNYFRSIPKGLEDAAMVDGCNRVQVIVRIVLPLAMPSIAATSLYVFMIAWNEYLFALLFLLESRDNWTVSLGLAQLDDISVSATVLMAGSVLLTLPVIALFFAAERLLVEGLTAGAEKG